The Larus michahellis chromosome 8, bLarMic1.1, whole genome shotgun sequence nucleotide sequence TTGAGAAAGGTGACGATGACCCTCTGCCaccccagagctggaggggagcggggctgagctgtACTCTGGGTGGGGGGAGAGCCTCTTGGGGTTTCCCCTCCTGCCTGATACAGGGGGGAGAGGGACCCACGAGCAGACCTGGGGGTGAGGGGACACATGGGGCACGGAGCGGAGCCTGGCCTGCTCACACCCGCCCTGGAAGAGGCTCTCTGGGGCTGAGCAGAGTCCGACCCCGTGGTCCCAAGGAGAggggtttggggttggggggagccCGAGGGGAACGCGCCGCTGCTTCGTGTCCGCAGTGAAACACGGGCTGGTGAGTCGCAGGTGCGGCGCCGACGGGCAGTGGGTGACGGTGAACGGCAGCCAGCCCTGGCGGGACTACTCGCAGTGTGAGGAGATGGAGTCTGCCGTGGAGGAGGTGGGATGGCCTGGGCCGGCcgctgggcagggatgggcaggggccgCTCGCCCGGGCTCAGCAGCGCGGTGCTCGCCTGCAGGAGGGCGCCCGCCGGCTGATGGTGAGCTTCAAGGTGCTCTACACCGTGGGGTACTCGCTGTCGCTCCTCACCCTCGTCTCTGCACTGCTCGTCCTCACCGTCTTCAGGTAGAAGAGCCGGGGGGACGCGGTCCTGTCCCTTGTCCTTCCTGGTCAGTGATGGCCGAGCCAAGGGTTGTCCccaccgcccgcccggccccctGACACCCTCGCTCTCGGCAGGAAGCTCCACTGCACCAGGAATTACATCCACGCCAACCTCTTCGCCTCCTTCGGGCTGCGGGCCACCTCGGTGATGGTGAAGGACGCGCTGCTGGAGAAGCGCTGGGGCATGGAGGTGGTGCAGGTGGCCGACTGGGAGGCTCTGCTGAGCCACGAGGCAAGTGCTGCCGCCCTCGGGAGCAGGGGGGGGTCCTGCTGGAGGCCGGGCTGGAGTCAGGGTGGGGACCCTCTCCCTGGGAGTGGGTGGGGGGGTGCAGCTGGGTGCCAGTGCCCTtgcagcccctggcacccagTGGATGAGCTCTTGGGGTGCCTATGCTGCCCATGCCCCCAGTGGGCAAACTCTTTTGGTGCCTGTGCACCCCGTGGATGAGCTCTTGGGGTCCCTGTGCAACACCGTGCACCCAACGGATGAGCTCTTGGGGTGCCTGCGCACCTGGTGGGGCAAGTTCTTGGGGTGCCCGTGCACCCAGTGGGCGAGCTCTTGGGGTGCCTCTGCTGCCTATGCACCTGGTGGGTGAGCTCTTGGGGTGCCCATGCCCTCAGTGGGAGCAATCTTGGGTACCCTTGCACCCTATGGGTGAGCTCTTGGGGTACCCGTGCAACCCATGAGCAAGATCTTGGGGTGCCTTTGCTGCCCATGCACCCAGTGGGCAAATTTTTAGGGTGCCTGTGCAGCAGCACGCACCTGATGGATGAGCTCTTGGGATACCCTTGCACCCTGTGGTTGGGCTCTTGGGGTGCCTGTGCACCCTCTGGGTGAGCTCTCAGGGTGCCCGCGCCCCCATGGGCGAGCTGCTGGCCCCATGGTGTGTCTCCTCTGGCAGGCCGCGCTGGGCTGCCGTGCGGCGCAGGTGCTGATGCAGTACTGCATCCTGGCCAACCACTACTGGTTCCTGGTGGAAGCCGTCTACCTCTACAAGCTGCTGATCGGGGCCGTCTTCTCAGAGAAGAATTACTACAGGCTCTACCTCTACCTGGGCTGGGGTAGGGGCCACCCGGGCATGCGGTGGGGACAGGAACAGTACCCGGTGTCAGCAAACTGGCCCTGGGAGGGTGCGGGCTCTGCGGACCCtgggtgtccccacggtgtccccccctccccggggctggtttCTCAGCTCAGGTGGGTGCTTGGTTTTACAGGGTTTGCTGTGTGACTTGCAGGGACCCCCGTGGTGTTCGTGGTGCCCTGGATGGCCGCCAAGTACCTGAAGGAGAACGTGGAGTGagtggggagggatgggatccCTGACCCACCTCGCCGGGGCTGGCACGCTCTCGGCCTCATCCCGCACCCCCCGGCACAACGTGATGGTGCTGCTCTCCGTGTCTCCCCGGGCAGGTGCTGGGCGTTGAACGAGAACATGGCTTACTGGTGGATCATCCGCATCCCCATCCTGCTCGCCTCCCTGGTAGGGGAGCACCCGCCAGCCCCACGCCTGCTCGGAGAACAGCAGCTCGACCCCTGGCTCCAGGGAGGGGGGCAGatcccagcagagcccaggaggggGGGGTTGGCCCCCAAGGCATGATGCTAATTGCACATGGGCTTGGTTTTTTGCAGCAGCTTGCTGACCTACAGTGGGGTGGAGGGAGACTCTGAGGGTCTGTGCAGGGGGGCTGTGCCCCTGCTACTTCCTACCCTGgatggtgggagaggaggaagagcagccctggggacctGCCACCGCGGAGCTTGTCATCTCCTGTGGTCCCCAAGGGCACATACCGTGGCTAGGGTGGGCTACAAAGGGTGGGGTTGCTGGGCTGTGCGTACCCCACGctgtcttctccccaccccaccagaTCAACCTGCTGATCTTCATGCGGATCCTCAAGGTGATCCTGGCCAAGCTCCGCGCCAACCAGAAGGGCTACGCAGACTACAAGCTGCGGTGAGCCGGAGGGAGGGGGTGACCGGCCATGggtcctccctgctcctgctcctgggtcCATGCCACCTCCACACCCACCTCTACCCTCCCCTCCATCCTGCACGTTGTTAAATGGCTACCCTGAGATTAACGACAAGCTCGTCCCTGCTCGCACGTGTGCCTTTAGTACACGCTGCCGGAGGGGACCCCTTGTGCTCTTTCAGGCTGGCCAAGGCCACGCTCACCCTCATCCCCCTCTTCGGGATCCACGAGGTCGTCTTCATCTTTGCCACCGATGAGCAAACCACGGGCATCCTGCGCTACGTCAAGGTGTTCTTCACCCTTTTCCTCAACTCCTTCCAGGTGAGGCGGGAGCGTGACGTGTCCTTGCTCTGCCCTGGACACCATGAAAGCAAGAATTAGGGGGTCCCTCTTCCCCGTCCCTCTCCCCACGGTGCCCCAGCTTGTGgctgggcttggggagggggacATCAGCTCTCCCGCCCTCAGCCCCATTGTTGAGTGTGTGGTGGCGGCTCCAGGGCAGTGGTGGCAGGGGGACCCTCAGCCCCAAAAGCAGCCTGGGGAGACTGGGCCCGTCCCAGGCCCCCAGGAGAGGGGTTGACGGTAGGGGCTCActcccctgctctccctccagggCTTCCTGGTGGCCGTGCTCTATTGCTTCGCCAATAAAGAGGTACATACCCTTGGTGGCTTCTCCTGCCCAGcgctggggctcagccccaccCCGGCTGGTGGCTTTGCCATCCCCTCCCTTGCCTTGCACAGTCTGCGGGGAGGGCACGGCCAGGGAAAAGCCCTcgtgctctctctctccccgacCATGGCAGGTGAAGTCAGAGATGAAGAAGAAGTGGCAGCTCTGGAAGCTCGACCACCCGACGCTCTGCTGCGCCCAGTGATGCAGTGACCGGCCCCACAGAGCCAGAAGAGAGGGGCTGCTGGCCACCATGGCCCGGCTGGAGGGCAGGGGGCCACGGGGAAGCCCACCCGAGATGGCCAGGCTGGTACCAGTGTCTTGGCTGTGCCACACCTGagagccctggagctgctggaggggatGTCCCCCCGCTGCGGTCCGAGGGGCAGGCAGGCACCCTTGGCTCATAGCAGACATTGCTGCCCCCTCAGAAGAGCCTCACCTTGCTTGGGCTTGGGGAGATATGCCTGTTGCTTGGACACCATCACCTACCTCTGTCAGCATCCACCAGACATGTTCATGGGAAACCCCCTTCCCATCCGCACCGACCTGAGCACCCGCAGGAGGGGATGGcagtggctggggacagagcctGGCCAGCACTAGCAGCAGGGAATGGGAGACGCGGCTCAGCCCAGCACTGCCGCCCCAGCACCCAGATGAACAAACACCTCCTTGCTGCGCCCTGGGCCATCCAGCACTGCTCCACCACCTTCCCCGCTCTCCTCGCCCTAAGCAAGGACCACCACCGCCACCCCGAGCTCTCCGAGACATCCATCCCGGAGTCATCCTGCAAAGCTTCCTCTCCGTAgcgaggtgctgctgctgctgcaccggCCGCCCTCCTCACCACTCCCCAGCTGCACAGagccccagccttcctcctcgcccagttcctcctgcagcatctcccccGGAGTTCCCCCGCAGCGCTTGAGCGCTTCGACTGCTGTATTGATGCCCAGCGTTAAGGGCGGCGCTGCTTCTCCTTTggtggcaggggaaaaaaatcacgaGAGCGAAGGACTCGAGAGCATCAGCTGGCTGGGAGCCCTCCCCTGTCCCAGTCCCACCACACGGCCCAGCTTTTGTCCCTGAGGTGGGACAAAACTCTCCGGTTTTgtggcagggagagctgtgaaGCGCCAGGCAGGAACCGCGCTGGGACCCGCTTTACCGGCAAAAAGCCGGGTGGTTCTGGGCGCAACAGCTGGGGGTCCACCCTCGCCCAGCAGCAGCTACATCTCCCTGCGAGGCCGCGTGGTGTTGGGCAGTGCTGTTCACACACACGGCTGGGCTTGCAGCTCCCTTCCCCGAGCCTGGCCCTGGTGCTCTCCTCTAAGAGcccggagcagcagcagatgccaCCGTgaccccccaggtccccctcATGCTGCTGAACCTGCCGTTGCTGCTGCGCGATGCTTTATCTTGCGAAAAAAAAGCCGctccaggaggggaaaaagcagcttttactcTCTGCTACATGCAAAGTGGACACAGGTGGTTCTCCATCTCCAACCCCCCTTGCTCGCGGGTTCGGGGAGAGCCTCTGGCAGACGCAGCGTCTCAAGGAGGGCTGCCTTGAGCGCAGAAGGGAAAGAAGCTGGGCCAGGCTCAGCCGCAGCCGGGTTCAAGGCTGGGCGGGGGTTCACGCGGGAGCTTTCCTGGATGGATGTAACCCCTGTGAGACCATTTTCTACATTAATTCTCTTTTCAGATGTAAATAAAGGGTTATTTTTCAGCAAGCAGAGCATGCTGCTTCTGTCTGCTGTGGGGCAGCGAGGTAAATGCAGCACTTGAGCGTGGTTACAGGGGTCTTAAACCGGCACCCAGAGCCCCAGCTCGAGGTAGCACTGTGTCCCGTCCCCTCGGATCCCATTACAGGTTACttgagcagcaaaatatttgacACGATAAGGGTAAATAATATGAAGAATGATCCAAATCACATCCCAAGGGAGGAGGCAGTTTCTCCAGGACAGGAGTTGGACAGCTGTCGGGATTCTCCTCTGCTCTTCGCCGTCTGACGCGGCTCCAGCAGCCTTGGCAGCGGTGTCTGCGCATGGGGTCCTGCTGCAGGAGCCGATGCCAAAGCTCTAAGAGGCCACGCTGCCTCGGGAGGAGACAGCTGGCCCACACCTTGAGATCTGAGGTTGTCTCCCTGCTGATTCAGTGCTTCCAGCTACTATCCAAAGTTTCAAAGCCGAGTATAGAGAGAAAGCCTTGGCCCACTGCTGCTGTGGGACACACCAGGACTGAGATGGCAGGGACCCAAGAGCAACTGTTCCACTTCCACCTGTCCAAAGCCCACGTCAGCTTCATTTGTGTTGAGATACACCAAGAGTTTTAGTTTTgagcagaaagatttttatctCGCCCCATTTAAAACTTTTTGTGATAGCTGCTGAAGGGTGCCCTTGCCTGCCTGGCCCTAGTGAGAGACAAGAGGTTGGCTGAAGGTTTAGACCGATGGCTCCCAGCagtctcagagcagagctggatgTAAGAGTACTTCATCCCAAGAAGAAAGAGCAGCACGCAACTCAACAAGGCCTAAACTCATCTCTGAATTAGCACAGAGACAACTTTTGTCATGCAACTGGGACCTTGTGGGGGCAAAAGTGGGAAACGCCGGGCAGGAAGGAAAGGGCTGAGCCCTCAGAGGAGCAGACACTGCGTTACCTGTGCGTGCTCTTCCTCTGCCTGACCACAGCAATTCCCCCATCACCGACCCAGTTACCACTGCCAGGGTGTCACCGCCGAccggagccaggcagggctggaagcCATGGATAAGGTAGCCCCAGAGCCCTCAGCATGCAACCACATAATCCTGCTTGTCCTGAAATAAATCAGGGAGGTTATTAGTGATTccacaactccagctccctccaAACACACACACGAGAAACAGGTTTTTGAGTTTATTATTTTATCCAAGTCAGCAAATACTATTTTATTGGGACAGCTTGCCTTAGGGTAGCACCAGActccctgctgcctgcacagccaCCCTTTCAGCAATGAACGCTGTTTAACATCCTCCATTCAAGCGATCGCCTCCTCAAGGAGACACGATTCTAGAAAATCCCCTCCCTGGTGGCCCCCCTTGGGCTAACTCTAGCACCCCTTTAAACCTTTACACATGGGCTCCCGCAGCACCTTTCCTGGGGggctctccttttccttcctgctgcgTCTcacctctcccttttcccatgccCCCAAACATCACCATCTGTTGGATGTGCCCCCCAAaagccccctttttttccaccctaTGCCCTAGCAAGGCCAGCCCCATGTCCGTGTAGTCTCTGCTTCCAGCCACCCACTTTCCTGCACAGCCTCCCCAGCTCTGAAGGCACTGCTGCGCCAGGGCTTCCCTTCCTCTCCAGATGCTCCCGGTCCCTTTCACTTGGGCTTTCCAGgtggttttaaatttaattttttcttctatgaaaaacttttcccctttccccacagACATTCTGGCTTAAATTCAAGTCTGGGCTGCCTAGGGACACAGCACTGACAACCCTGTACTAGTGCAGCCAGAGACATGGCCAAggctggggagaaggcagggcCTTGGCACTCCCCACCATCCCTCCAGCGCTAGGGAATGAAGGACAAAGCCCATAACACTCCTCCCAGCACATCCTCAATATTCCGAGAAGCTTTCAGGGATGCTCCACCTCACCAAAACTAGTTCTTCAGGGTGAAGTCTCCTGCCGCTTTGTCCCACTCCTGCTGCAGAGCTAGCCCCAGATGCCCATGTGCGTAACGCCCATGGTATCAGCTAAAACCAAAAAATAGTGTGCCTTATTAAGTTTGTGAGTTAAACATAAGTAGGAAGCAGCAGCCCACAGGTGAGCACGCTGCCAAGCGCACACAAGCAGGGCAGGTATGGCCCACTCTGATGTGAGCCTGCCTCGGTGCCCCGGGACTGTCCCCCAGACACACAGACACCAGGTCAGTGGGACAGTCAAACAAGACGTCACCTTCACCAAACACCGACCGGCTTTCAGTCCTGCCTGGTCCCAGGCAGCTGGTCAGAAGGGGTGGCTAGCTGAAGGGATTGAGCCTtgaggtttttgtgttttggcatCTGTGATCAAAGcccaaaaaaattaaactggGAAGGAAGACCCAGTTTCTTCCCCTTCCCAAGGCTCAGCAATACACGGGAAACAAAGTCACTGGAAACCATTTTACATCAGCGTAACCATCACGAGTGCCCTTGTGGCTGCTCGCCCAGCCCCAGGAGATGGAGCAGTCTCTCTGGGGAGGCAGCCTCTTCCTGCACCATGTGTCTGCCCTTTGAAAACACCCACACCACCAACACGAAAATGCCTTGGCAGAACTATTTCCAAAACACTAAAGCCCGGAAACCAGAGGCAAGCAGTGGTCGAGGACCAAAGCTTTGCAGCGCAGCTACAGCTGGGATGTGATTTCTTTTGTCCATCTCCCATGTGGGACAGCTCTATCCCTCAGTTCTCGTTCTGCCTGCCAGAGGCGCAGGAGACTCAACAGTCTCaagctcttccttctctctcatgTCATTCCAGGGGAACATCTGCCTCACAACCGCTGTCAGTGTTGGGAATCTTGGCACTGGCAAACCAGACAGAGCCTCTGCCATAAAGCATTGGCCACAAAACCAAAGTTGTTTGGGACTGAATAACATGATCACAAACAACCCCCAAGGCGGGGCAAGAATCTGAACCGAACCAGGGTGGGCTGGCTGGAGGGAGAGATTTTGAAGCAGAGATTTGGAATGGCAGCAGGGCAGACATTCCTGCTAGAGATTCAGGCTGCACGAATTTCACTGCAGCTCAACGAGCCAAACGTTATAAACTCTACTCTCTTTACCCATCCACAGCAAACCTGCATTCCTTATTGCCTCAGGTTTGTTTTCTGGGTCAGCTCCTGAGCAATCCACATGGCACAGAAGGGGCCAGGGCAAGCATCAGAGGATGTGGAAAAGGATAATGGATTGCTGCAGGTAACCATCAGCTTTCTAACGCCACACAGCCCTGAATGCCAAGGGCTGCAGGAAGCTTAAGGCAGATAAACCTTTTGGGCTCGGTGCTTCTCCTCTTAACCTAACCTTTCGGTATGAACAACAATGATCCTGGGAACCCAGAAAACAGTCTGGCCCAAGTGGCTGCTTGGGTTGTTGTCTTCTGCTGTCCCTCGTTCTCCCAGGCGCGTTCTCCGATGGCCGAGACCTTCTTCCACGCATCCACCAGCTGCTGTGGCGCTCTCAGCAGAGCTGCGGTGCTGCCAGCACGGCCCTCGCGCTCATTCTCCCAGGCACACTCAGCTTCCGGGTGGAACAGTCACCCGACGTCAGTattcttgcagaaataaaaaaaccacacacacacaaaacaggaGAGTTACCCTTTCAGTAGGGCAGAGGGACAAGGTGACTAAGGATTTTCTAAAGGGAAAACCAACCAGAGGGCACAAAGACTAGTTAGAGCAGAGCCTCAGTGCGCAGGCTCTGAGCACGCACCAGGCACAAGCAGCAGATGGCTGTTACTTGCTCTGAGGAACGATGTCCCCCTCTATGCCACAGCCCTGTGGCTGTCACTGGTTCTCACTCACCCTCCTGCTTTGTTACGGCTCTAGCCAGCTCTGCCCCGGGGCTTGGAGCCTTTGGAGGTTTTGAGTCACAGTCTGCAGAGCTTTTCCTGAGGACAAACGGAAAAGAGAAATCAGTGTTAGCAATAGACCAGCAAGTGGTAAGAGCAGACAGGAGTCTGCAAACTCCCGTTTTCCTGCCTCCATGCTGCCCTCTCCCCTACAGCTTCCAGTGCCCTGAGAACAGGAGTGTCTCTACTCTCTGACTGCTTGTTGCTGGGGTAAGTTCCTGTCCTGAGAAGACCAGGACACAGGCTTTGGGAACCACTTCACAAGCAGCTCTCACCACAGAGCAGGAGAgatgccggggtgggggggcacgtACCCCCTTCTCTCAGCCCGGACCCATCAGCAGAGGATGAGGCAGAGCCCAAGGTCTGCAGTGAGATTAAGCACCAGAAAATGCCAGCATCAACTTCAGAGCTTGGAAACTTCCCTGAATGAGGGGGGATTGTTAGGTCCCTCCAAGCTACCACTGCCAAATCATCAAAAACTGGCCCAGCACAACAGCCACTTCATGTGGCCAGAGTCCTCCCCCCACCTTACCCATTTCTCCCACACACTCCTCTAGGACAGCTGACAGCTCAGGCAAGCTCAGAGACTTCAAGGAAGGTGGCCATCCTTCCAGCACTGCAAGAAAGAGGAACCACACATTTAATCAATCTGCACAGTCTCTGTGACAGAGCAGAGACAAGAGTTTGGTGTTGCTGTGAAGCATCCACACCCAAAGCGGCTCCAGTTAGGGATTCTGAAGTCACAGGGGAAGAGAGCTGGAACTGCCTGCAAACAGAAGGTTTTTTCCGGCAATTCCAACACTTGGAAATTATGGGGTTTTTATGACCCAGCCGGTATATATTAAGAGAATCTCAAAGAGATTAAGTGTAGTGGACAGAAATCAACAGGATCTCTACTTGtctcacttttaaaatgtaagcagCAAAGAACATGCCTCTGGAAGAGTGTCAGGGGCAGCAGGATCATTTGCTAAGCCTGCCCAGCCATGTACCGCAGTTTGTCCCATGGACCGAACAGCACAATCCCCCAGACTGGGCGAGGGAACCAACCATGGCTTCCGATTCACACCTTGCTCTACTGCCCAGCGCAGTAACACACCTGAGGTGCTCACACACTGCAGCATAGGAAGGCAAAGCCACAGGCCCGTGAAACAGGGCTGTCACCAAGTGCCCGGGCTACAGCTTTGCAGTTTTAGCCACAAACACCTGCCAGACCCCGAAACTTCCCAGTTGCTAAGAATAAAAGTTGCTGAGAAACTCTGCTGCAGTTCAAGTCCAAATGCCACAAGCGCTTTAAATGCTTTCCCTCAACAAAAAGTTTTTACATTCAATTTAAGAGTTTGGCTGCTCATTTGTTTCCAAACCACTTCTAACTTCATCCTTTCAGCAATGGAAGACAGCACGGGGCTTGCTCTGGGGCCTCCCGCAGTTTACCCACCCCCTGCACCCATTTGTGTAGTTTGATAAGCTCTTCCTCACCCGGACGCTCACCAGGCCGCCTGCTCTCACCAGTTCCCAACTGCGCCTTTGTGTCCAGCACTGCCTGCTCTTGCGTTAGCCGGGAGGACAGCTCTACTTGACAGGATCTGCCAAACAAGACAAAGCCCATCAGAAGTGCACAGGGACACTTCCTGGAACAACATGCCGGTCTGTGCACTCCTACATCCTGCAAGTACCTGCTTGGGGTGCCGAGGGACCGCATCTAACGCCCTGGGTTACAAACTGCTCCTTGTTCCTTCCCAGGAAGAGGAAGACGTGCCCCAGACAAAGCTCAGGGCGCTCTCCACTGTGCCCCATCTCCACAGCAATCTCTGCCCCTGTCCACAGAGGAGCTGCggggggagaagagaaggagggggCGGGGTGAGCAGGAGAAAGCCCAAGCCAGGGGCTGTGCCTGGTTTATACGAGAATCAAGCCTGATCCAAGGTTTCTAATGGGCAAATGAAGCTACCTCAGGACAGGCACCAGGTGAAAGCAAGAGAGGCACACAAAGTTTTCTGGCTAACATCATCACACCATCAGTTCTAACAGCATATCCTCAGAGCCCCCATCTGACTCAGTCAGGGGGAAAAGACAAGTGCTCTGCCCCTCACAGCTGGGAGTGCTGCTCTGCTGTCCTTCTGGAAGCTAATCCCAGTTCACCCTGCCTTGATAGAGATCAGGCCCCATTCCCTGTTGGGCCAGGAACTACAGCAGTAGGATTAATGCAACCCTCAAGTCCGTGTCTGTTATCAGTAGACAAAACAGGGCCCATGAAAGGAACCCCactggggcagggagaaaagcaCCATAAAGGCAACAAAAGACATATTAGGAGGTGGGGGAAGACAGAACTCAAAGGCAGTGGTGTGAATGACCAGGGCAGGTTTTTCTGTTAGGTGTCAGGGTTGCAAGAGAAGTATTTTTCACTAGTCAGGGCAAGACATTGCAAGTCCTTTGATATGGTTTGGAAGTTAGAAACTCTTTCCTGCATTCACCCCATTGCCAAGTTATGCTCTGGTCACTGGGTCTCATGTAAGCACAAAAAAAGCACTTAGCCTTTTGGTTCCAAAGGAGCTGAGTGCCTTCACCTTCTAGTTGAAACAGAACactcagcatctctgaaaagtCAGGGCACTCACAGATCATGCATCTGATTAAGGCTTCACATCTGCTCACATAGCTGTGGCTTTCCCATAGAGAAAGTCAGGCAGGATCCAAAAGGGGCTCGGATGCCTCGTGAGCTCTCCTGCCTTGCCCTAGGCATCACCTGTATGCCTACCAATATGACCTCTGATCTCTGTACAGCCCAAATCCCATTTCCCAGTAGCCTTGGTGCCATTTCCTGAAAATTACTTACTTGATCTGATCCAGTAGGACACCAGCATCCTTGGTGATGGCCTGCGCCTCTCTGAGCTGGCACTGGATAGCATTCCAGGTCTCATCTCG carries:
- the LOC141747277 gene encoding glucagon receptor-like isoform X1, with amino-acid sequence MRDVLGSGYRRSLVHLAWMCLFSSLPNGRAKVLEKTFEEWMRYRDECLRRMASEPYPPGLFCNRTFDMYACWPDGSPGTAVNVSCPFYLPWFEKVKHGLVSRRCGADGQWVTVNGSQPWRDYSQCEEMESAVEEEGARRLMVSFKVLYTVGYSLSLLTLVSALLVLTVFRKLHCTRNYIHANLFASFGLRATSVMVKDALLEKRWGMEVVQVADWEALLSHEAALGCRAAQVLMQYCILANHYWFLVEAVYLYKLLIGAVFSEKNYYRLYLYLGWGTPVVFVVPWMAAKYLKENVECWALNENMAYWWIIRIPILLASLINLLIFMRILKVILAKLRANQKGYADYKLRLAKATLTLIPLFGIHEVVFIFATDEQTTGILRYVKVFFTLFLNSFQGFLVAVLYCFANKEVKSEMKKKWQLWKLDHPTLCCAQ
- the LOC141747277 gene encoding glucagon receptor-like isoform X2, whose product is MRYRDECLRRMASEPYPPGLFCNRTFDMYACWPDGSPGTAVNVSCPFYLPWFEKVKHGLVSRRCGADGQWVTVNGSQPWRDYSQCEEMESAVEEEGARRLMVSFKVLYTVGYSLSLLTLVSALLVLTVFRKLHCTRNYIHANLFASFGLRATSVMVKDALLEKRWGMEVVQVADWEALLSHEAALGCRAAQVLMQYCILANHYWFLVEAVYLYKLLIGAVFSEKNYYRLYLYLGWGTPVVFVVPWMAAKYLKENVECWALNENMAYWWIIRIPILLASLINLLIFMRILKVILAKLRANQKGYADYKLRLAKATLTLIPLFGIHEVVFIFATDEQTTGILRYVKVFFTLFLNSFQGFLVAVLYCFANKEVKSEMKKKWQLWKLDHPTLCCAQ